Part of the Sorghum bicolor cultivar BTx623 chromosome 1, Sorghum_bicolor_NCBIv3, whole genome shotgun sequence genome, AATGATATTTGCATTTGCAGCCCATTTAAGATTCCAGGCAGGATGCCCTCCAAGGATTTTGAATTGTATTCCAAAGGTGCTCACCCAGATAAAACAACAAAAGGCCCTGTGTGCACAATAAACTGAAATCCCATTAGAACAAATCATGTCTACCAATTATATTTTCCCTTCccctaaaaaatatattttcctaaaaGATGCTAGATTTAAAATACCTTATTTAGAGTAGATCTGAACACATAAAGGTAGGAATTTGGAGCAACATGGTTGAGCTATGGTGAGCTGTAAATACGTGTCCTTGGGCTATTAGGTCGTCTCGGCCTGCCAAATGCACTGACCTCGGAAATAATGGCCTAAAAAAGAAGGAAATTAGACAGTGAATTGTTATGATTCAGTAAACAAAACAATGCAAAGATAGATTTTTGGAGTAGAATCCCTTGGCACACATATTTAGTTTGTGGTCTGGAACTAATAAGGAAACAAAATGCCACAAGTTGAGACAGAATTTCACTAACCACATGAGAACCATCACCGGTGAAAGATCCACTGTCACGGTACCGGACCTTCACTTGATTCCagttatagaaaaaatataataacGATGACACTATAGGGAGTAAGCGGTGAGTTTTTATTACCTATTAATTATTCAAGTTTGCTCTAGCATCATTAGGTAATCTAAATATGAAAAATTGTATTCTTTACGACACGCACAGAAGGGACTTACGACACACACAGGCTATGCCAAACAACAAAAAACAAGCAATGGAACTCCATTTAGTCGAGCGTGAAGTCCATTTAGGCGAGCCGGGTGATCGCGCTCTACTACCTGCGCGGCATGCAGTCGAGCGTGAAGTTCAGCTTCCAACGCGCGCTGTCGTACAACCTCGGCAGTGCCTGCCTGGGGTCGCTGTTCGTGCCCACCATCGAGGCGCTCCGCATCCTGGCGCGCGGGCTCAACCTCCTGGAGGGCGAGGATGAGTTCATGTTCTCCTGCGCGCACTGACGAGCGGAGCTGCGTGTAATAATGTTTTCCAGATCGCGGCGTACGGGCGTGGGTTCGTGCAGGCGTCGCGGAGCACGTGGGGGCAGTTCGAGGCGCTTCCCGGgatggcggcgctggtggactcGGACATCACCAGCTCGGTGTGCTTCCTGACGGGGGTGACGAGCGGCGCGCTGTGCGTGGCGCTGGCGGGGTCGTGGGCGTTCGCGACGCACCGGCACTACACGGCCACCGTGTCGCTGCTGGCCTTCTACGTCGGGTACCTGATGACCCGCATCGGCATGGCGCTGCCGCAGGCGTGCGTCGGCTGCTACTACGTCTGCTACGCCGAGAACCCCACGTCGCGGCTCTTCGACGGCACCATACCCGACCAGCTGAACAAGATGCAGGAAGACCGCGACCCGCTCGTGCCCACGCCGCGGTTCCCGCACCAGCACGGCCCGGAGATCTGGACgcaccgcggccgccgccgccgctggcgcCCAGCCCCACGGCGCCCACGCGAAGACGAGTGAAGGGAAGGGGAGAAGGCGAGTGAAGGGAAGGGGACTCACCGGCGACGAGGGACGACGCCACCGACGACGAGGGACTTGCAGATCACGGAGGAAGGGGATCGGGGGGCTGGCTCTGGTGCGCGAGGCGGTGATGCGGGGTGGGATCGGGGGCGCTGGTGCTCACGGTGGGAAAGGAGGAGGTGATTACGGAGGGGGTGGGGGGGTTTCCAAGTCAACCCCGCAGCGGACGCACGACCGACGGCAGGCTGACGAAAACCAAAACCGCACCAAACAAATATCCCAgttttagtctttttagttgtaggagatatgGTATCATTCGCCAAGGTCTAGATCCTAACATTAGCCGCCGCTGCTTCCACACCGTGTGCCCTCGAGGAGAGGTCGATCTCCGTCGGGAGCAGCGCCCCTATTTAAGCGCTTGGTCCTATTGATTCGgctgccatcatcatcatcatcacgcaGTAGATCGGAATCTCCCCTACATCACGCCACGTTGTCAAATTAGTAAAACACTTACCTAAgcgttttgctgatgtgacaatgTAGTTattaaagaaaaaacaaaaataatagaAACTAGGTCTAAGTTACAAACTGTGTCTACAGAAGAACCAAAACATGAACGGATGTGATTGGTAGAGAATGAAGAGAACTtatatgattggataaaaatTGTTGTAATCATGGTTTCTATATGTAGTGTCTATAGAAAATAATAGATATAGAAACTATAACCCAAGGTGAAATTTCAGACAAGTTTAACTTAGGATAAAGTCAAAATGAATTACATTTAGCATGCAGGGAGTATAATTCATTTCAAACTTACTTACttacttttatatatatatatatatatatatatatatatatatatatatatatatatatatatatatatatatatatatatatatcaagactacagaatgaggcattggtcgatatCCAAAATCACCAAAAGCCTCggtctttttgcggcccggggctaaagacctttttagcaccggtttgtaatacGGGTCGGTGCTAAAGGGGCCTGCCCAATGGCTACTGACCAGTGCTGTTGGAGCAGGGACCTTTAGCACCAGTtcttgttaccaaccggtgctaaagagtCCCCTTTAGCATCGGTCAGTGCCACAGGCCGAGCCAAACcacaaccggtgctaaagggccacctttagcaccggtttgtgccttgaaccggtgctaaagggtccggtttataggccacgACTAcctctcctcccctctgcctgtCATTTGAAATCAGAGAGCATCATTGTTGTTCTTAGAGTTTGTATTtcgttcttcttgcttgttcttgcttgttcttcatattcggcgcccatcgttgatcttcttcgactccgtcatcgtctcttcgtgcttggaggtgactatctTCATCCTTCCTTGTCTTTTCttattgtttttggcttgtgattttTCCATCATTTTtaactcaaatccactttgttattttgaatcattcgcttggattagtatccatatatatatatatatcatatttcatggttgatctagtattaatgtagtttgcaagaatgaattatagtatcttttaaaACTTTTTTCTTTATATTAGAACACGAGAGGATTGGAATTTAGTTAATGTATATAGTTTACAATAATAATCTTTAGAAAGTTGGATAGttaaaattaattggtttgttaatatcacttgataggtttttattactacataatatccattgtataatttagaaaatttattgaagtaactagacaaataaaggatattattaggttcttctttaatcatacatgtttactagataATGGAATTTGTAATTGTTTAaatttgagtatggatagtagatggcaaccgtgaccgggtcctcGGTCTCTCaatgggttcaaaagcgataccgccCGGAACTACCTCTCATTACTtgcggcaagtgtgggcaggagattgtgatggagtacaaagtgttgaaagagggagtaaacaattATTATATCAGCATAAGATACGTATTgacaaacctattattattattattattattattattattattattattattattattattattattattattattattattattattattattattattattattattattattattattattattattattattattattataatatataaacaataaatagAACCAAATAAATgaacccaaaaaaaagaaaaaaagaacctCTTTAACactggttggtaataccaaccggtgttaaagggtcctgcaacgtggcagctctggcaggaccctttaaaatCGGTTGGTATaatcaaccggtgttaaaggggggctaTGGCCCCGGTGCCCTGAactgggcctttagtcccggaagagcAGCACCGACTCGGAAACcgaggcaacaggcccttcccgaccggtgctaatgcccgaccATGCAGCAGTCTATGAAAATTCCTTTTTTCTCCcgctacacacacacacacacacacgaggTTATAGGTGGTAAAATGTAAACCTTATAATCAAGAACCAATAATCCAAGAATCCAAGAGACGAAGAATATTgtaattcataattttctttgagACTGCGACTTCATGCGTTTTTTATTAATCAGGAGAGCCGATGAAACGACAAAGTAACCGAAACAATGGATTTACAAATAATCCATAGATTACTTATAAAGTCCACAACACAAACGAAAGCAAGAAACATGAGGTAAGGGGACCCTCCACAAGATAACCCTAGGCAACTAAACCTAATACAAAATTACTCAACACGATGGTAGTCAGTAGTGAAGTGTAGCCATAGATGAAAACCTCCAGACTACAAAGCATTCGTCGAAGCAACCTTGACACAAAGCATCTACCAAAAGAGATGACGACCTCGGTGGCAAAGCATCCACTGAAAACCCCTCGGCGGCAAAGCATCCGCTGGAAAACATGACCGACCCGCACGTGGCAACTGACTCCTCCGAGTCACTAAGGGCCCTCAGGATCATGAGCGAGGAATAGCTCCATACCAAGGTGCGCGGCAACGGCATCTCATCCCCCATGGCACTGGTGGTAAAGCATCCACCCAAACATGAGGACTATCGATGTGGCAAAGCATCCGCGAATGGGAGCCGACCCACGCGCAGCATCAAAGAGTCATCCTCGGAGTACTCCTTTGAGTCACTAAGGACATAATGCCCTTATGACCACAGACGAGGAGCACTCCCAAGTCGCCCTCCAAGTACTTCTCCGAGTCACTTAGGTCTAGAACCACGGGCAAGGAGCACAAACACGCGGTGACGACAACTCCTCATCTGCCCAAGCAAGACAGGCAACACTAACACCCACAACAAAAGCATCTGTCCAAGCAACACTAGCGGCAAAGCATCTGCCTAAGCACCAAGCGACGACTATGGCTACAACAACACCAGCTGGACCAACCAAGTGAGAAGAAACATGAAGCATAAATAGGAGCAGAGCAGCGACCATATAGGGAGCAAGCGACAGGCTATGGGGGATTCTTTAGCGATGCCTTTAGGAAGGAGTTGCCGCCCAAGACGCCATTGTCACTGGCCTTAGAGGCTTCTAAGACGAGGCTTTCACCCAGAAACCGGTGAAGCTAGCAAAGGGCACGAGGTCTAGAAAAAGACGCCTCCTAGGAGGTAAGTGGCGCCAAAGGCGACACCATCATTCACCTGGCAGAGCCGGGCTGAGCTTTCGCCCTGACCTTGTGCAACCTGCCAAGCACCGCCACACCGCCATACGCGGCCATGGGGGTGTGGCCACATGTTCACCACGGCCACCCCGGTGTATGGCCACACCGGCCGGCTGCCCCCGCCCTAGCCTCCAACATTGGAGAGGGGGGCGTTCGTCGTGTTGCCCGGCAGTTGGGAGCTGTCCGGACAAGAAACAGTTGCCTCTCTCACCGGAGCACAGGACCACGTCAGCTGCCACCGCGGAGAGGGGGTGGGCAAGCTAGTCGTGCGCCAGCTCTAGGGCCCAAGGGCCCAAATTCGACCAGCCTGCACCCAACCCGGTCGTCGACGCCTGCACACCATGGGCACCGGCTGACCACCGCCTAGCCAGCCCCACATTCAGAGACGGCTGCGGCAGTCCGGTGCCGACGTCTGTGCCCGCCCAGCGCCTGGCCGACCGTGAACTCAAGCTCGCAGATGGGGCAGCCGTGCAGCCTCGGTTTGTCACCATAGGAGTATGGGTAGTATGGCTTGGAAGGGGTAGGACGACAGATCGAGTCCGTAGAGGCCCGGATCCAGCCAAACGCCACCGTCCGCCGTCGTGGTCGCCGCCGGAGTTGAGGTGGAGGGGGGCAGCAAGATTGGGGGTGGGAGAGGAGAGGAGTTGCAGACAGGGCACTTTGTTAGGAGCTGCCGccgctggccgccgccgccaccacgggGAAGAAAGCCAGCGTAGCAGAAGAATGGGTTACGTCTAAGGCTGGACGAAAAACTCGAAGCTCGTTAGTTCACTCGGCTTGTGGCTGGCTTGACTCAGCTCGATTCGGCTCGTTAGGATTACGACCCGAGCCGAGCTAAGATTTTAGCTCGTTAGCTATAACTAGCTAACTCGAGCCAGCTCGCGAGCCGCTCGTGAGCGAAACGAGCTACAGTATTAAAGAAAAAATCATCATAACTTATATTAGTTTTGTATTACTTCACGTCTTACACTTTATAACTAGTTGATATGTTAGCTCATATTAATATTTTGTTAGACTTAAGACTATTAAATATATTATTatcatattaatattattttaaAGCTTTAAATAAATACAAATTTTATTTACGAGTTTAACGAGCTAACTTAAACTTTTAACAAGCCGAATCAAACTGGTTTTCTGACTCGTTAAGATAAAAAGTGAGTTGAGCTAGCTCGTTATGTTAACGAGTCAAAACGAGAGCCAAGGCTAGTTCCGTCGATGCGAATTGCGAAGTGGCCCCCTTTGCGAAGCCCCACAATGGCCTCGATCGGCTCTAATCGCTTCGACAATCATAGAAGGCCACCTAGCGGAGCTTATCCCACCTCGTGCGATGAATGAACTGCCCAGTCAAAGCTCAGCCACACCTTCAGGCCCAAGCCCAGCTCTTGCGGTGTCTAGCTTGCCTGCTTTCTCTGTGGCCCAAAACAAAACAACTCACATGTCAGGTTCAATCGTTGCTCAAAAAAGAAATGTGTTGAGCCCTTACGTGGACCTCTTTACGTTAGCACCTGCAGGCAGGGGTTGTGTCCTAGCTGGTCCTGGTGGTGAGCAGAGCAGATCAGATCAGCCCGTTGGGTGTTTGGACTTTGGACAACGGCTTTTCAGAGGAAACCTAAGTGGTTCTTATGTATGCAACCGTCATATTGGGCCTGGTGGGCTTTGGACATGTTTCTAGAGGCAGGCCTCTATAAATGAATTTACGTGGACGTACATTTAAACTGTCTTCCACTTCCAGCTATTTTGGAGGACGGTAACAATCATTTTGTAGTAGCGAAAGATGTATTAGACATGTTATATTAGGTTTTAGGGATGCGAGATCCGAGTTGCGACGGAGAATTGAAGAAACAATGGAGACTCCTTTAAGATTCTTGGTCAGAGTATTTACCGAAAAACTTGATCAAGGATGCTGGATGGAATCCAATCAGTAAGTTGGCGAGCAAGACAGTGCGCACCAAATGATACGGTCAAAAGAAGAATGAACCGGTGGATACATAATCCAGTGCACAGTATAAGAGAGCTGGCACAGTTGAAGACCCAAATTACCAAAACCCTCGAAGCTTAATTGGTTGGACCGCAATTATTATATCAGACAGAGGAATTTATATTTACCACGGTGATTGCAGAATTTGTGGAAGCAATCAATCGGAATCAGATAGGATTGACTGATTGTTAACTTGAGCAGGGACCACAGAGAGGAAGAGATCGACTTTTGGAGAGGGGTACATACATACAGTACATACGTGGTTGGCTGCCTGGAGAAGGAAACGAACCAGTACCACTGCTGACTCTGTGCTCCTATATGATCTCTCACGTGATCAAGCTGCTATAATTGGGTTGTCCATTCTATTCTCGGTTTGTCCTCTCGGCGGCAGATTTGCATTGTGACCTTCGGGCCGGGGTCTGAAAACAGGGTTACTAAGAACAATTTTCATTCTAACAGAACAAGGAACAAATAAAAATGGTAAAATGTAGCTAAAAATGTAGCTATTGCTAGTGCTCTGATCCTAGTATAAGTATCAGATATTTGTTTGCCGCAAAATTTGCACTCGGCTTGTCAAATGATTTGCATTGTGATGCTCTTTACCGAGTGTCAAATGGTTTGTCGAGTGTTTTTTCGGGTACTCGGCTTGCTGCCGTGAGCAAACTCGCCCGCGCGACGTTTTTCCCGTCTCACTCTCAACACAGTCCGCGAACAGTCGGCGAACAGGAGAGAATGGACGCCTGACGCGGACCTCTTACGTTTGCACCTGCAGGCATGGGTTGTGTCCTAGCTGGTCCTGGTGGTGAGCAGATCAGATCAGCCACCAAACTATTGGGTGTTTGGACTTTGGAGAACGGCTAGCCTGGCGGCTCGAGAAAAGATAAAATGTTTGTACTCACGGATACGGACTGCCAGCGAAAAGGATGCACGAGAAAGAATTGCCGACGAAAATGTTTATTGTGAGGGAAAACTAACACTAATTCGGCagagataagctcaagcgaaaaaGCCGTTCAATGACTCAATTATTATTATGTCGTCCTTGAATTAACCAATCTAGCAGAGGATTACTTCGGACTTACTACTCAGTACTTAACGTGCTGGCTGTCAACTTCATCCCGGTGCTCGGATCGTTTGATCTAATCATCTAACCACTCCACACGGCTGGTGGGCACCCACATATAATTGGCCAACAATTAAATTTCAAGCTTGTCGTCGTTGTACCACTATCTGTCTATCCAAATTGCTGGCAAATTGGTCGCCTCAAGCTTCTCTGCCCTTCGGGGCCGTTTggatgatcctatgaattgaATCTTATCCCAAGAATAAGATTCTAGTAATTACTTTCCCTGAGAATTAAATTGCCAAGAATTTGATTGGAATGTACCATTCCTGTTTCGATGCAGGTAGAATCTATTTCCATGAATTAAATTACAAAACACGTTTGGACAAAATAACATAGAAAGCTATCTGCCTTCATCTCTCTATCCGAACATACACGTAgacgtctctctctctctctctctctctcataagCACCTCATCAAAACAATAAAAAGCAGTAAGCATCTCACTACAAATAGCTAATAAACCAACATCTCAAAAGCAATAAGCATCTCACTACAAACACCACAAGCTGAGATATGTAGGTAAATTGCATCACTTAAGAGCAATGTAGCACAGTTCATAACTCAAAGGACAAAAGCTAGCTAATCTCTGTCTGCGAACCAAAAAACACAAATATTGCTAATATGAATAGACACTTGTAGTACGTACGTTGGGTTTCGATGACACATTAATTTAAGCAAAActcaaaccctaactttgatgactACTAAGTAAAAATTGCTAGGGGAGGTCAAGGACCCATTGCACCTTGACAGATTCTATAAGCCCACTTGCTTTGACAATTATGATTGACTTGTATGGAATTTTTACATGAGACCGGTGTCACTGGAAAGGCTATCTCATTAGTTTTCCATACACATGTAATCTGGACGCCAATTTAGTGCTAGCTGCTAGTAGAGTCTGATGTAGACTCAAACTTGGTATGGACTAAGCGTTCAACATGGCTTAGATGCCCACGACTGGTCCTCTAAGGAGGTGGCCAAGGGGTAGGATGTATAAAAAGTTACATGGGGCGTTCTCCATCTAATTGGGGTGTTTTTCAATTTGAAAAAGTCTATATAAcccccaaactatctagggtggactacttcaccccctgaactataaaaccagattttctaccccctgaacttttaaaaccggtcaaataaccccttgGAGTGGTTCTggatggtggttttgtcttttatttatttatttccgctaaatctttaaaaaatcataaaaaatcataaaaaatcataaaataaaaaaattcaattttgttggactcctgatgagtagacctacacagtgaatatataatatggtatattttagtacaaagtttttgttgtagctttaaatctatgtttttctgtaattaattcgaataattcatatatgcagtTTGTATagtccaattgtggtaaaatttttatggtgggttcattattgtatgcttgaactatggtaaaagtttcgtatccattggatcacgtataacttagttatcgaTTTATTTAGCtctattcttgttaaatctatgctttatctaaaactaagttatacacgatccaatgagtataaaaCTTTtaacatagttcaagcatacaataatgagcccaccataaaaattttaccacaattagACCATAGGAACTACGTATATGAATTATttgaattaattatagaaaaacataaatttaaagctacaacaaaaactttgtactaaagtataccacaTTATATATCAAATGTGTAGATGTACTCATCAGAAGTtcaacaaaattaaaattttcattttatgatttttctatgatttattatgatttttcaaatattaagcgaaaataaataaaaaaagacaaaaccagtgTCCAAAACCACTccagggggttatttgactggttttgaaagttcagggggtagaaAATCCGGTTTTGTAGTTCGGGGTGTAAAACAATccaccctagatagtttggagggttatatagactttttcctttttcaatTTATTAGGATAGGGTCCCAACTCCCAAGTGTGATAACAAGGCTTAAGACCGAATAACTGGTGACATTGTGCTTGATAGAAACAACAACATGTCATGATGGAGATCTTTTTTAAATTACACAGTGCAATACAGATGCCCCAACACACACGTACACTTACCCCTTACCCCTATGAACACACGtacccctatgagcacctcCGACGAACTGAGCCAACAGATCCCAAGATTCATGAAGTCACCACGGGCACCACGCTGTCGTCGGGGACATCGCCTAACTGAAAGCTTAACACTATTAAATCATAGAATAATTTCAGAAAAATTCGAGCACCTATGCCCAGTCGAGGACTTGGCAATGTAATATTAAGTTGAGACCAGATACAACTGAAAGGATATCAAATAAGTTTTCTATCAAGTATTCATGGGCCTCAATCACACTTTGGTGaaagagttgtggcttcacgATATGGTATAGTTGGGCTCTAGGTGAACAGAACATTGTCCTTCGACTTGTTTGCACTCTAAAATGGTTCTTGAACATGGTGTATCCATACCCTAAAAGTTGTAGAAACCCTGCATAGTTTCCAAAGTGCACATCAAGATACCTTTGTTGTTAAGCAAATTGAAAATAGTAATATATTAGGTACCAACAAATTCTTATTGATACCATTTACAAACATAGGAACGAGTGTAAGGACATATTTACCTAAATGGTCATTTAACCTATTTACACATCATTTAAATGCTACATAGTGTTATGCTATTTTCATTTAATCAGCCTTTTATCCATTTAAATGACTGTTTTGCCTATTTAAATGGTTGCCTTGCTAGAATGATATGGCTAATAAACGACAAGTGACTGGATAAAACAATTTAAGGATCATGTGTCTACAATATATCATATCTTTTAGGAATG contains:
- the LOC8062487 gene encoding LOW QUALITY PROTEIN: protein PNS1 (The sequence of the model RefSeq protein was modified relative to this genomic sequence to represent the inferred CDS: inserted 1 base in 1 codon; substituted 1 base at 1 genomic stop codon), with protein sequence MKVQVQEDLLMQLAQHRVQVQASRVIALYYLRGMQSSVKFSFQRALSYNLGSACLGSLFVPTIEALRILARGLNLLEGEDEFMFSCAHXRAELRVIMFXQIAAYGRGFVQASRSTWGQFEALPGMAALVDSDITSSVCFLTGVTSGALCVALAGSWAFATHRHYTATVSLLAFYVGYLMTRIGMALPQACVGCYYVCYAENPTSRLFDGTIPDQLNKMQEDRDPLVPTPRFPHQHGPEIWTHRGRRRRWRPAPRRPREDE